The following are encoded in a window of Corynebacterium argentoratense DSM 44202 genomic DNA:
- the nrdF gene encoding class 1b ribonucleoside-diphosphate reductase subunit beta yields MSPAQHEAHPEDRKAPILAINWNTIPDDKDLEVWDRLTGNFWLPEKVPLSNDIKSWNTLNELEQQTTMRVFTGLTMLDTIQGTVGAVSLLPDAVTPHEEAVLTNIAFMESVHAKSYSSIFMTLASTPEINDAFRWSEENENLQRKGHIILDYYEGDDPLKRKVASTLLESFLFYSGFYLPMYWSSHAKLTNTADVIRLIIRDEAVHGYYIGYKYQRGLEKLSQAERDEQKEWTFDLLYDLYENEIQYTEDLYDELGWTEDVKRFLRYNANKALNNLGYEGLFPADETKVSPAILSALSPNADENHDFFSGSGSSYVIGKAENTTDDDWDF; encoded by the coding sequence ATTTCCCCGGCGCAGCATGAAGCGCACCCCGAAGATCGCAAGGCACCGATTCTTGCCATCAACTGGAACACCATTCCCGATGATAAAGACCTTGAGGTTTGGGATCGTTTGACGGGTAACTTCTGGCTACCGGAAAAAGTCCCGCTGTCTAACGACATTAAGAGCTGGAACACCCTCAATGAGCTTGAGCAGCAGACCACCATGCGTGTGTTCACTGGCCTGACCATGCTGGATACTATCCAGGGCACGGTCGGAGCTGTTTCTTTGTTGCCGGATGCCGTGACGCCCCATGAGGAGGCAGTGCTGACCAACATCGCGTTTATGGAATCGGTCCATGCAAAAAGTTATTCCTCTATCTTTATGACCTTGGCGTCAACCCCAGAAATCAATGATGCGTTCCGTTGGTCGGAGGAAAATGAAAACCTCCAACGCAAGGGGCACATCATCCTCGACTACTACGAGGGTGATGATCCGCTGAAGCGCAAGGTGGCGTCGACACTGCTGGAGTCCTTCCTGTTCTACTCGGGCTTTTATCTGCCGATGTATTGGTCTTCGCATGCGAAGCTCACGAACACAGCCGATGTGATTCGTTTGATCATTCGTGACGAGGCCGTGCACGGTTACTACATTGGCTACAAGTATCAGCGTGGCCTTGAGAAGCTGAGCCAAGCGGAGCGGGATGAGCAGAAGGAATGGACCTTCGATCTGCTCTATGATCTCTACGAAAACGAAATCCAGTACACCGAGGATCTCTATGACGAGCTCGGCTGGACTGAGGACGTGAAGCGCTTCCTGCGCTACAACGCCAATAAGGCGCTTAATAATCTGGGCTATGAAGGACTGTTTCCTGCTGACGAGACAAAGGTCTCGCCGGCTATCTTGTCGGCCCTGTCGCCGAACGCGGACGAGAACCATGACTTCTTCTCTGGTTCGGGTTCGTCTTACGTGATCGGCAAAGCAGAGAACACTACTGACGACGACTGGGATTTCTAG
- the nrdE gene encoding class 1b ribonucleoside-diphosphate reductase subunit alpha: protein MDAHLGASVTGNAASESMDYHALNALLNLYNEDGLIQFDKDREAANQFFLQHVNQNTVFFHDLEEKFDYLVNNHYYEQEVVDKYDFAFIKALFKRAYAVKFRFPTFLGAYKYYTSYTLQTFDGRRYLERYEDRVCMVALTLADGDTALAEHLVDEIMAGRFQPATPTFLNSGKKQRGEPVSCFLLRIEDNMESIGRAINSALQLSKRGGGVALLLSNLRESGAPIKKIENQSSGVIPVMKLLEDSFSYANQLGARQGAGAVYLHAHHPDIMKFLDTKRENADEKIRIKTLSLGVVIPDITFELAKRNDDMYLFSPYDVERVYGKPFADVPISEHYEEMVEDPRIRKSKINARQFFQTLAEIQFESGYPYIMFEDTVNKANPIAGRITHSNLCSEILQVSTASEFNPDLSYSHIGEDISCNLGSLNIAKAMDSPDFSKTIETAIRGLTAVSEQTSIDSVPSIKKGNDAAHAIGLGQMNLHGFFGREGIFYGSEEGLDFTNAYFAAVMFECIKASCQIAKERGVRFEGFEDSAYASGEFFDSFDPEDFAPKTDKVKQLFANSSIHTPSAEEWAALKQDVAEHGMFNRNLQAVPPTGSISYINNSTSSIHPIASRIEIRKEGKIGRVYYPAPYMTNDNLEYYQDAYEIGFEKIIDTYAVATKYVDQGLSLTLFFKDTATTRDINRAQIYAWRKGIKTIYYIRLRQTALEGTEVQGCVSCML, encoded by the coding sequence ATGGACGCACACCTCGGTGCCAGCGTAACTGGAAACGCCGCCTCAGAGAGCATGGACTACCACGCACTCAACGCCCTGCTTAACCTGTACAACGAAGACGGCCTTATCCAATTCGACAAAGACCGGGAAGCGGCCAACCAGTTCTTCCTCCAACACGTCAACCAAAACACCGTGTTCTTCCACGACCTGGAAGAAAAATTCGACTACCTCGTCAACAACCACTACTACGAACAAGAAGTAGTCGACAAATACGACTTCGCCTTCATTAAAGCCCTCTTCAAGCGGGCCTACGCAGTCAAATTCCGCTTCCCAACCTTCCTCGGCGCCTACAAGTACTACACGTCCTACACGCTCCAGACCTTCGACGGCCGACGCTACCTCGAACGCTACGAAGACCGCGTCTGCATGGTGGCACTGACCCTCGCCGACGGTGACACAGCACTCGCTGAACACCTGGTTGACGAGATCATGGCCGGTCGCTTCCAGCCCGCCACCCCAACCTTCCTCAACTCCGGCAAAAAACAACGCGGCGAACCAGTTTCCTGCTTCCTGCTTCGCATCGAAGACAACATGGAGTCCATCGGGCGAGCCATCAACTCCGCACTCCAGCTGTCCAAGCGAGGCGGCGGCGTTGCCCTGCTGCTGAGCAACCTGCGTGAGTCAGGCGCGCCCATTAAGAAGATCGAAAACCAGTCCTCCGGTGTCATCCCCGTGATGAAGCTGCTGGAAGATTCCTTCTCCTACGCCAACCAGCTGGGTGCACGCCAAGGCGCCGGAGCGGTATACCTGCACGCCCACCACCCGGACATCATGAAGTTCCTGGACACCAAGCGCGAAAACGCGGACGAGAAAATCCGCATCAAGACGCTGTCGCTGGGCGTGGTCATCCCGGATATCACCTTCGAACTGGCCAAGCGCAACGACGACATGTACCTGTTCTCCCCCTACGACGTGGAACGTGTCTACGGCAAGCCCTTCGCCGACGTGCCGATTTCTGAACACTATGAAGAAATGGTCGAGGATCCCCGTATCCGTAAGTCGAAGATCAACGCACGACAGTTCTTCCAAACCCTCGCGGAGATCCAGTTCGAATCTGGCTACCCCTACATCATGTTCGAAGACACAGTGAACAAGGCAAACCCCATTGCTGGCCGCATCACCCACTCGAACTTGTGCTCCGAAATTCTGCAGGTTTCTACCGCGTCCGAATTCAACCCGGACCTCAGCTACAGCCACATCGGCGAGGACATTTCCTGCAACCTTGGTTCGCTGAACATCGCTAAAGCGATGGATTCCCCGGATTTCTCCAAGACCATTGAAACCGCTATTCGTGGATTGACCGCCGTGTCCGAGCAGACCAGCATCGATTCTGTTCCCTCGATTAAAAAGGGCAACGACGCAGCGCACGCCATCGGCCTCGGCCAGATGAACTTGCACGGCTTCTTCGGCCGGGAAGGCATCTTCTATGGCAGCGAGGAAGGGCTGGACTTCACCAACGCTTATTTCGCGGCCGTGATGTTTGAATGCATCAAGGCTTCCTGCCAGATCGCCAAGGAACGCGGCGTCCGCTTTGAAGGTTTTGAGGATTCCGCGTATGCGTCGGGTGAGTTCTTCGACAGCTTCGATCCGGAAGATTTCGCCCCGAAGACGGATAAGGTCAAGCAGCTGTTCGCTAATTCCAGTATTCACACGCCCAGTGCTGAGGAATGGGCTGCGCTGAAGCAGGACGTCGCGGAGCACGGCATGTTCAACCGAAACTTGCAGGCAGTTCCGCCAACAGGTTCGATTTCTTACATCAACAACTCCACGTCGTCTATTCACCCGATTGCTTCTCGGATTGAGATCCGTAAGGAAGGCAAGATCGGTCGCGTGTACTACCCGGCGCCGTACATGACCAACGACAACCTGGAGTACTACCAGGATGCGTACGAGATCGGGTTTGAAAAGATCATCGACACCTACGCTGTGGCGACGAAGTACGTGGATCAGGGGCTGTCGTTGACGTTGTTCTTCAAGGACACAGCCACTACCCGCGACATTAACCGCGCGCAGATTTACGCGTGGCGTAAGGGCATCAAGACGATTTACTACATCCGTTTGCGCCAGACAGCCCTCGAAGGAACTGAGGTTCAGGGCTGCGTGAGCTGCATGCTCTAG
- the serB gene encoding phosphoserine phosphatase SerB, translated as MNSSTSLASDITVNLSPGLVPAVVIVSGADRPGVSGAFFRVLASHQVQLLDVEQSQFRGRLNLASLIGVDPARVETLKEGLSETLRGYGQSVSVEVQETLHSTRPLSTHAVVVLGDPVTASHVSRIGQTLADYGANIDTIRGIADYPLTGLELSVTVADPTPGGGVAMRKALAELTRQIGVDIAIERAGLQRRSKRLICFDCDSTLITGEVIEMLAARAGREAEVAEVTARAMRGELDFEESLRERVQALAGLDASVIDDVAAEIELTPGARTTIRTLKRMGYKAAVVSGGFIQVLEDLAQELDLDYVRANTLEIVDGKLTGRVVGKVVDRAAKAEFLSEFAADSGLKMHQTVAVGDGANDIDMLSAAGLGIAFNAKPALREVADASVNHPFLDEVLYILGISRTEIDNEDLSDGSFRRVPLTTSETNT; from the coding sequence GTGAATTCATCGACTAGTCTTGCCAGTGACATCACCGTAAACCTCTCGCCCGGTTTGGTTCCGGCCGTGGTCATTGTCTCGGGTGCGGACCGCCCCGGTGTTTCGGGCGCGTTCTTCCGTGTTTTGGCCTCGCATCAGGTCCAGCTGTTGGACGTTGAGCAGTCGCAGTTCCGGGGGCGCCTCAACTTAGCGTCGTTGATTGGTGTCGACCCAGCTAGGGTTGAAACCCTCAAAGAGGGACTTAGTGAAACCCTCCGTGGATATGGACAGTCGGTCAGCGTCGAAGTGCAGGAGACATTGCATTCCACCCGCCCGTTGTCCACCCACGCTGTTGTTGTGTTGGGCGACCCGGTGACTGCCTCCCATGTGTCGCGCATCGGTCAGACGCTTGCGGATTATGGTGCGAACATCGATACGATCCGTGGCATTGCTGATTATCCTTTGACCGGTTTGGAGCTGAGTGTCACTGTCGCTGATCCAACGCCCGGTGGTGGCGTGGCGATGCGTAAGGCACTGGCGGAATTGACCCGCCAGATCGGAGTGGACATTGCTATTGAGCGCGCTGGGTTGCAGCGTCGCTCTAAGCGTCTGATTTGCTTCGACTGCGACTCTACGCTGATTACTGGCGAGGTCATCGAAATGCTTGCAGCCCGCGCTGGTCGTGAGGCTGAGGTTGCGGAGGTGACCGCTCGTGCGATGCGCGGTGAGTTGGACTTTGAGGAGTCTTTGCGCGAACGCGTTCAGGCTCTAGCTGGTTTGGATGCTTCCGTTATTGATGACGTCGCGGCGGAGATTGAATTGACGCCGGGTGCGCGCACCACGATCAGGACGTTGAAGCGGATGGGCTACAAGGCCGCTGTGGTTTCTGGCGGTTTCATCCAGGTACTTGAGGATCTTGCGCAGGAGTTGGATCTTGATTACGTTCGGGCTAACACGCTCGAGATTGTTGACGGCAAGTTGACCGGTCGGGTTGTGGGTAAGGTTGTCGACCGTGCTGCGAAGGCTGAGTTCCTGTCTGAGTTCGCGGCCGATTCGGGCCTGAAGATGCATCAGACTGTCGCTGTCGGCGACGGCGCTAACGATATTGACATGTTGTCGGCGGCCGGCCTGGGCATCGCCTTTAACGCGAAGCCCGCGTTGCGTGAAGTGGCCGATGCCTCGGTCAATCACCCCTTCCTCGACGAGGTTCTTTACATTTTGGGTATTTCCCGTACGGAGATCGACAACGAAGATCTGTCTGACGGTTCCTTCCGCAGGGTTCCGTTGACTACGTCCGAGACCAACACCTAA
- the ctaD gene encoding aa3-type cytochrome oxidase subunit I: MTAVAPKGDHEVFPARPAPTGNTRKGGFAWKMLTTTDHKTLGIMYIIMSFMFFFLGGFMALLIRAELYHPGLQFLTNEQFNQLFTMHGTVMLLLYGTPVVWGFANYIMPLQIGAPDVAFPRLNALGFWFTTIGGVMMLSGFLTPGGAADFGWTMYSPLSDAIHSPGVGSDMWILGVGVGGIGTIASAVNMITTILCLRAPGMTMFRLPIFTWNILITSLLVLMIFPMLTAAALGVLYDRKLGGHIYDPANGGSILWQHLFWFFGHPEVYVLALPFFGIVSEIFPVFSRKPMFGYAGLVFATSSIATLSMAVWAHHMFVTGAILLPFFSFMTFLISVPTGVKFFNWVGTMWRGHITWETPMIFAFGFIVTFLFGGMTGIMLASPPLDFHVSDTYFVVAHFHYTLFGTIVFASLAGVYFWFPKMTGRMLDERLGKIHFWLMFVGFHGTFLIQHWLGNEGMPRRYADYLDSDGFTTLNQISTVFSFVLGISFIPFIWNAFKSWRYGEVVTVDDPWGYGNSLEWATSCPPPRHNFTSLPRIRSERPAFELHYPHMVERMRAEAHVGHATKEVLKRDADDMKREEKALKNS; encoded by the coding sequence ATGACCGCTGTAGCGCCAAAGGGAGACCACGAGGTCTTCCCCGCTCGGCCTGCGCCAACAGGCAATACCCGTAAGGGTGGCTTTGCCTGGAAGATGCTAACCACCACCGACCACAAGACTCTGGGCATCATGTACATCATCATGTCCTTCATGTTCTTCTTCCTCGGTGGTTTCATGGCTCTGCTTATTCGTGCAGAGCTGTACCACCCCGGCCTGCAGTTCTTGACGAACGAGCAGTTCAACCAGCTGTTCACCATGCACGGCACGGTGATGCTGCTTCTGTACGGCACCCCGGTTGTGTGGGGTTTCGCGAACTACATCATGCCGCTCCAGATTGGTGCGCCTGACGTAGCCTTCCCCCGTCTGAATGCCCTCGGCTTCTGGTTCACCACGATCGGTGGTGTCATGATGCTGTCTGGCTTCCTGACCCCCGGCGGTGCAGCTGACTTCGGTTGGACGATGTACTCCCCGCTGTCTGACGCCATCCACTCCCCGGGTGTTGGCTCCGACATGTGGATCCTCGGTGTTGGTGTCGGTGGTATCGGCACCATTGCCTCTGCGGTCAACATGATCACCACGATCCTGTGCCTCCGCGCACCCGGCATGACCATGTTCCGTCTGCCGATCTTCACCTGGAACATCCTCATCACCTCTCTGCTGGTGCTGATGATCTTCCCGATGCTGACCGCAGCCGCTCTGGGCGTCCTCTACGACCGCAAGCTCGGCGGCCACATTTACGACCCGGCTAACGGTGGTTCCATCCTGTGGCAGCACCTGTTCTGGTTCTTCGGTCACCCCGAGGTGTACGTCTTGGCTCTGCCGTTCTTCGGCATCGTCTCCGAGATTTTCCCGGTGTTCTCCCGCAAGCCCATGTTCGGCTACGCCGGCCTGGTCTTCGCTACCTCTTCGATCGCTACACTGTCAATGGCTGTGTGGGCACACCACATGTTCGTTACCGGCGCGATCCTCCTGCCCTTCTTCTCCTTCATGACCTTCCTGATCTCCGTTCCTACGGGCGTGAAGTTCTTCAACTGGGTGGGCACCATGTGGCGCGGCCACATCACCTGGGAAACTCCGATGATCTTCGCCTTCGGCTTCATCGTAACCTTCCTGTTCGGTGGTATGACCGGTATTATGCTGGCCTCCCCGCCGCTGGACTTCCACGTGTCTGACACCTACTTCGTGGTTGCTCACTTCCACTACACCCTCTTCGGCACCATCGTGTTCGCCTCCCTCGCAGGCGTATACTTCTGGTTCCCGAAGATGACCGGTCGCATGCTGGACGAGCGCCTCGGCAAGATTCACTTCTGGCTGATGTTCGTCGGCTTCCATGGCACCTTCCTGATCCAGCACTGGCTCGGTAACGAGGGCATGCCGCGTCGTTACGCCGACTACCTCGACAGCGACGGCTTCACCACCCTGAACCAGATCTCCACCGTGTTCTCCTTCGTGCTGGGTATCTCCTTCATTCCCTTCATCTGGAACGCATTCAAGTCTTGGCGTTACGGCGAGGTTGTCACCGTGGACGATCCGTGGGGCTACGGTAACTCCCTCGAGTGGGCAACCTCCTGCCCCCCTCCGCGCCACAACTTCACCTCGCTGCCGCGTATCCGCTCCGAGCGCCCTGCGTTCGAGCTGCACTACCCGCACATGGTCGAGCGCATGCGCGCTGAAGCCCACGTCGGTCACGCCACGAAGGAAGTACTCAAGCGTGACGCTGATGATATGAAGCGCGAAGAAAAGGCCTTGAAGAACTCCTAG
- a CDS encoding YwiC-like family protein, producing MSTATRPARPRKRKNTGWVPDQHGAWAMVITPYVLGVALAHPVWAHLPLGVAWLSGYFAFFAAGLWLKAPPRRRGTYVRPLTIYGAVAVLGCCGVLAMTHSSVAQLLVAGACFVPLVAVAVYEAYRKRPRSVLSGVATTIASAGVLPVCLLVADKPVLWGPTIILGLYFSSTIFYVKTLIRNRGQRQWLNYSIAVHLGCAIIALVLTLADVVHWSAIVFFLAATARAWWMPVSGEQRPKPWSPKQVGIQEIFWIIAASAVAVFSA from the coding sequence ATGTCTACCGCCACTCGACCAGCTCGCCCACGCAAGCGTAAAAACACCGGCTGGGTTCCAGATCAGCATGGCGCATGGGCCATGGTTATCACCCCCTACGTGCTAGGTGTTGCCCTAGCCCACCCCGTGTGGGCACACCTACCGTTGGGGGTTGCGTGGTTGAGCGGCTACTTCGCCTTTTTTGCTGCCGGACTGTGGCTGAAAGCGCCGCCGCGGCGCCGAGGTACTTATGTTCGGCCGCTGACTATCTATGGTGCGGTTGCCGTTCTCGGCTGTTGTGGTGTGCTCGCTATGACGCACAGCAGCGTCGCCCAGCTACTAGTTGCAGGCGCGTGCTTTGTCCCGCTGGTAGCGGTGGCCGTGTACGAGGCCTACCGCAAGCGGCCTCGATCGGTACTTTCCGGCGTAGCCACCACGATTGCTTCAGCAGGCGTGTTGCCGGTGTGCTTGCTGGTCGCCGATAAACCGGTGCTGTGGGGGCCGACGATCATCCTCGGCCTGTATTTTTCTTCAACGATCTTCTACGTCAAGACGTTGATTCGGAACCGCGGACAGCGCCAGTGGTTGAACTATTCCATCGCGGTGCACCTTGGCTGCGCGATAATTGCGCTGGTGCTAACACTGGCAGACGTCGTTCATTGGTCGGCCATCGTATTCTTCCTCGCTGCAACAGCGCGCGCGTGGTGGATGCCCGTGAGCGGTGAACAACGCCCCAAGCCGTGGAGCCCAAAACAGGTAGGTATCCAAGAGATCTTCTGGATCATTGCGGCATCAGCGGTGGCAGTGTTTTCCGCATAA
- a CDS encoding YciC family protein, whose protein sequence is MTNPFDPQNDHPGAGEQPQSMPPQGQQPQQPQQPAQPAYPQQPAQPVYPQQPTQPGYNQQPNPGAQQPGFGQQPNYGQAPQFGAQQPGYGAPAARTFGTFDAMESLSFGARMFGRDVVQWLIAGAIPAVVMIVAFIFGMVGITAMSDSATRGYSGGYYTYEEPSSAGVIFGGVGLGVFMLGMVVASALMIIYSLGVYRVSALVFNGQSFTWKDVYNLKGTGKLFGVIFLTALAVNVGMMLCILPGMVLAFLLVFAPAFAVLEPGRSLGDAFSRSLTLAKENVGPTLILVLLSAVIMWIASMIIIGSVLLAPVFAFAYGHAIRRAQNIPVPTV, encoded by the coding sequence ATGACTAACCCTTTTGATCCCCAGAATGACCATCCAGGAGCAGGGGAGCAGCCTCAAAGCATGCCACCACAAGGGCAGCAGCCCCAACAGCCGCAGCAGCCCGCTCAGCCGGCTTACCCCCAGCAGCCTGCTCAGCCGGTTTACCCCCAGCAGCCTACCCAGCCGGGCTATAACCAGCAGCCCAATCCTGGTGCACAGCAGCCCGGCTTTGGTCAGCAGCCGAACTACGGCCAAGCGCCCCAGTTTGGTGCGCAGCAGCCCGGCTACGGCGCGCCGGCGGCCCGCACCTTCGGCACATTCGACGCAATGGAATCCTTGAGCTTCGGTGCGCGCATGTTCGGTCGCGACGTCGTCCAGTGGCTCATTGCCGGTGCCATTCCCGCCGTCGTGATGATTGTTGCGTTTATCTTCGGGATGGTCGGCATCACCGCAATGAGCGACAGTGCAACTAGGGGTTATTCCGGTGGCTACTACACCTATGAAGAGCCCAGCTCCGCTGGTGTTATTTTCGGCGGGGTCGGTCTCGGCGTGTTTATGCTGGGTATGGTCGTGGCCAGCGCGTTGATGATCATCTATAGCCTGGGTGTTTACCGGGTCTCCGCACTGGTTTTCAACGGGCAGTCCTTCACCTGGAAGGATGTCTACAACCTCAAAGGCACGGGCAAGCTCTTTGGCGTGATCTTCTTGACGGCACTCGCCGTCAACGTCGGTATGATGTTGTGCATCCTGCCGGGTATGGTTCTGGCCTTCCTCTTGGTCTTTGCACCTGCCTTTGCGGTCCTCGAACCCGGCCGCAGCCTGGGAGACGCCTTCAGTCGTTCACTGACCCTGGCGAAAGAAAACGTTGGACCCACGCTGATTCTCGTTCTGCTGTCGGCAGTCATCATGTGGATCGCAAGCATGATCATCATCGGCTCCGTGCTGTTGGCCCCGGTGTTCGCCTTCGCCTACGGCCACGCCATTCGTCGCGCACAAAACATTCCGGTTCCGACTGTTTAA
- a CDS encoding gluconokinase — protein MGTHNGLNSAQQELFHIIIMGVSGCGKTTVAEALAARMGVGVADADSFHLKSNKDKMAAGIALNDHDRLPWLKQLRDWMGREDVAGNHSVMSCSALKRSYRDILRDALGNVVHIQLDVDRDTTLERMTNRKGHFMPPSLLDSQLETLEPLGDDELGFIVDNTRPLDEVLDVIQEKLEDMGALATIWLN, from the coding sequence GTGGGCACACATAATGGATTGAACTCGGCGCAGCAGGAGCTGTTCCACATCATCATCATGGGGGTTTCCGGTTGCGGTAAGACCACCGTGGCGGAGGCTCTCGCCGCCCGCATGGGTGTCGGTGTCGCCGATGCGGACAGCTTTCACCTTAAGTCCAATAAGGACAAGATGGCTGCGGGTATCGCCCTGAATGACCATGACCGCTTGCCGTGGTTGAAGCAGCTGCGGGATTGGATGGGGCGTGAAGACGTCGCGGGTAATCATTCTGTGATGAGTTGCTCGGCGCTGAAGCGTAGCTACCGCGATATTTTGCGTGACGCCCTTGGAAACGTCGTTCATATTCAACTCGACGTTGACCGCGACACGACTCTGGAGCGCATGACCAACCGTAAGGGGCATTTTATGCCGCCTTCGTTGTTGGATTCTCAGCTGGAGACGCTCGAACCCTTGGGCGATGATGAACTAGGTTTCATTGTCGACAACACTCGCCCCCTGGATGAGGTTTTGGATGTGATTCAGGAAAAGCTGGAAGATATGGGGGCCTTGGCGACGATCTGGCTGAATTAG
- a CDS encoding S8 family serine peptidase yields MAAHTLRGHLHALTVLVVAALWPLYLMTPTHAEEPEEDDATALPRVPAVDRICPDVIPFDPAPDAAPEPWLAAVHDFATGRGVTVAVIDTGVAQHPMLNVVDGRDVIGERLGESAADITVGPFDDCDRHGTIVAGRIASIAPDVEIISIKQTTAITNNQHQDPGGNLATMIDAISIALDMKADVINLSVVACAPDEHTAAVARQQLAAVIDRAEAQGTVVVAASGNNSPNCQPGDTIFPGADPRVVSVSALDSPRLPAQYALPPHNVEQLIAAQGHVPYGLDPRGEGFIEAFAPAGPREEAKPIIGTSFAAPIITGIVAALKQRHPNASTEEFRQHLFHNSDPATGYISPVHAVTSPLSSTAKEEKTTQAIELSTTHRPRSWESALSPGSTALAALIAGGCLGVSLLAMATASPRQKLHKDNDAAGKT; encoded by the coding sequence ATGGCCGCACATACCCTGAGAGGACACCTCCACGCGCTAACTGTCCTGGTCGTGGCCGCACTGTGGCCGTTGTATCTCATGACACCAACGCATGCCGAAGAGCCTGAGGAAGACGACGCTACTGCCCTACCCAGGGTCCCTGCCGTTGACCGAATCTGCCCAGACGTCATACCATTCGATCCCGCCCCGGATGCCGCACCAGAACCATGGCTGGCAGCAGTCCACGATTTTGCGACCGGACGCGGAGTAACCGTGGCTGTCATTGACACAGGTGTAGCTCAGCACCCCATGCTCAACGTCGTGGACGGACGCGACGTCATTGGTGAGCGTCTTGGCGAATCAGCAGCAGACATCACCGTCGGACCATTCGATGATTGCGACAGGCATGGCACCATCGTGGCAGGCAGGATCGCAAGCATCGCGCCTGACGTAGAGATCATCAGCATCAAGCAGACCACTGCCATCACCAACAACCAACATCAGGATCCCGGCGGCAACCTCGCGACAATGATCGACGCCATCTCGATCGCCCTCGATATGAAAGCTGATGTGATTAACCTTTCGGTCGTCGCGTGTGCACCTGACGAACATACAGCAGCGGTAGCCCGGCAACAGCTAGCCGCAGTCATCGATCGTGCAGAAGCCCAAGGTACTGTGGTCGTTGCGGCATCCGGTAACAACAGCCCCAATTGCCAGCCCGGTGACACCATTTTCCCCGGGGCCGATCCACGGGTTGTCAGCGTCAGTGCTTTGGACAGCCCACGATTGCCGGCGCAGTACGCTCTGCCTCCGCACAACGTAGAGCAGCTGATCGCCGCGCAGGGGCATGTACCCTACGGGCTCGACCCCCGAGGCGAGGGCTTCATTGAGGCATTTGCCCCTGCCGGCCCCCGCGAGGAAGCCAAGCCGATCATCGGAACGAGTTTCGCAGCGCCCATCATCACCGGCATTGTCGCGGCCCTCAAGCAGCGCCATCCGAACGCTTCAACAGAGGAGTTCAGGCAGCATTTGTTCCACAACAGCGATCCCGCAACCGGCTACATATCCCCCGTGCATGCGGTGACCTCCCCACTAAGCAGCACCGCCAAAGAAGAAAAAACCACCCAGGCTATTGAACTGTCAACCACGCACAGACCGCGCAGTTGGGAGTCCGCATTATCCCCCGGCAGCACGGCACTGGCTGCGCTTATAGCTGGCGGGTGTCTTGGGGTGTCGCTCCTTGCGATGGCCACTGCTAGCCCCCGGCAGAAACTACACAAGGATAATGACGCCGCGGGGAAAACCTAG
- a CDS encoding ferritin codes for MQLNDTLAKAMNNQVTAEYEASMIYRQLSFILDDLGLVGMRDWMALQAEEELGHAQMFADHMLARDVVPQIGSISVPELSVTSAVEAFEASLAHEVKISGMIRDLAKLAQDGGDFDSRPLLDGFLAEQIEEESTVKEILDRLRLIGEDGSGLLRIDAELGSRDGDDN; via the coding sequence ATGCAACTCAATGACACTCTCGCAAAAGCAATGAACAACCAGGTCACGGCCGAATACGAGGCCTCCATGATCTACCGCCAACTGTCCTTCATCCTCGACGATCTCGGACTTGTCGGTATGCGTGACTGGATGGCACTTCAGGCCGAAGAAGAGCTCGGACACGCCCAGATGTTCGCTGACCACATGCTGGCACGCGACGTCGTCCCCCAGATCGGCAGCATCTCCGTTCCCGAACTGTCCGTAACCAGCGCCGTCGAAGCTTTCGAAGCGTCGCTGGCTCACGAAGTCAAGATCTCCGGAATGATCCGCGACCTCGCAAAGCTCGCACAAGACGGAGGCGACTTCGACTCCCGCCCGCTGCTCGACGGCTTCCTCGCCGAGCAAATCGAAGAAGAGTCCACCGTCAAGGAAATCCTTGACCGCCTGCGCCTCATCGGCGAGGACGGCTCCGGTTTGCTGCGCATCGACGCAGAGCTCGGTTCCCGCGACGGCGACGACAACTAA